A single genomic interval of Leptospira montravelensis harbors:
- a CDS encoding type I phosphomannose isomerase catalytic subunit, producing the protein MEKIPKVLFLSPLYREKIWGGRKFETKLGRKIPEGPIGESWEVSVYGDDISPIQNPEYQNLPLTELIRKSPQAVIGKPFEKSGLPLLVKVIDAKEKLSVQVHPDDEYALKYDPKANGKKECWYVLSAEPGAELVVGFDTQTTREEYETLVKQNLGETVLRKWKVKPGDVFLLNPGTIHAIGGGVLLLEVQQSSDSTYRVYDYGRLGDDGNPRELHLEKALAVLNFQKSDGSEKQSKQLITYHPFPRYLFTSNDKFRLESWEFNQAQNFTFSPLCDPVTFGIFYTVSGSIYFPEFQKLVGPNETFMVTASGFLETISAYAETGTKLAFMSSGSDTVKYQSLPY; encoded by the coding sequence ATGGAGAAGATTCCCAAAGTTTTATTCTTATCCCCTCTTTATAGGGAAAAAATTTGGGGTGGTCGAAAGTTCGAAACAAAACTTGGTCGAAAAATTCCAGAAGGGCCAATTGGAGAATCCTGGGAAGTTTCTGTTTACGGAGACGATATATCCCCGATTCAAAATCCGGAGTATCAGAATCTACCACTAACAGAACTTATACGAAAATCTCCACAAGCAGTTATTGGTAAACCTTTTGAAAAATCAGGATTACCTTTACTTGTGAAAGTGATCGATGCAAAAGAAAAACTTTCTGTCCAAGTCCATCCAGACGACGAATATGCACTCAAATACGATCCGAAAGCCAATGGAAAAAAGGAATGTTGGTACGTTTTAAGCGCTGAACCTGGTGCGGAACTTGTTGTTGGTTTTGATACCCAAACTACCAGAGAAGAATACGAAACACTAGTAAAACAAAATTTAGGAGAAACTGTTCTACGCAAATGGAAAGTAAAACCAGGTGATGTTTTTCTCTTAAACCCAGGGACAATACATGCCATTGGTGGAGGGGTTCTACTTTTAGAAGTGCAACAATCATCAGATTCCACGTACAGAGTGTACGATTATGGAAGATTGGGTGATGATGGAAATCCAAGAGAACTTCATTTGGAAAAAGCACTCGCTGTCCTCAACTTTCAAAAATCGGATGGTTCCGAAAAACAATCAAAACAACTCATCACATACCATCCTTTTCCAAGATATCTCTTTACTTCTAATGACAAATTTCGATTGGAATCTTGGGAGTTTAACCAAGCACAAAATTTCACATTCTCACCGTTATGCGACCCAGTAACTTTCGGAATATTTTATACTGTTTCCGGTTCTATTTACTTTCCTGAATTTCAAAAATTAGTAGGACCTAACGAAACATTTATGGTAACCGCATCTGGATTTTTGGAAACCATATCTGCCTATGCGGAAACCGGTACTAAATTAGCTTTTATGTCTTCTGGTTCCGATACCGTAAAATATCAATCACTGCCCTATTGA
- a CDS encoding pirin family protein has translation MANSLIGHSKNLGDNFIIRRVLPAMEKRSVGPFVFFDHFGPVPVVTGEELVVRAHPHIGLATITFLYDGVITHRDSLKVEMDIRPHETNWMVAGSGIVHSERSKFDPKYEILEGIQTWIALPKDKEEIEPSFEHFSEQEIPVLTKEGLVFRLLGGSLLGLKSPATVHSPLFYADIEIKQGSDVVDWVLSDKEEAGLYVSRGAIESNGESYTVGSMVLFEKGTSVSFKAKQNSRLILLGGEPLTEKRHIFWNFVSTSQETIERAKERWAKDEFPKVPKETDRIPLPT, from the coding sequence ATGGCAAATTCTCTTATAGGTCATTCTAAAAATTTAGGGGACAATTTTATCATCCGCCGTGTTCTGCCCGCAATGGAGAAACGTTCGGTAGGCCCTTTTGTTTTTTTTGACCACTTTGGTCCTGTACCTGTAGTGACTGGTGAAGAACTTGTGGTTCGTGCGCATCCACACATAGGTCTTGCTACCATTACTTTTTTATACGATGGAGTCATCACTCATCGAGATAGTTTAAAAGTGGAAATGGACATTCGCCCACATGAAACCAATTGGATGGTAGCAGGATCTGGAATCGTACACAGTGAACGCTCAAAATTTGATCCAAAATATGAGATATTAGAAGGCATACAAACATGGATCGCTTTGCCTAAAGATAAAGAAGAAATCGAACCAAGTTTTGAACATTTCTCGGAACAAGAAATTCCCGTTTTAACAAAAGAAGGTTTGGTTTTTCGTTTGTTAGGTGGTAGTTTATTAGGTTTAAAGTCTCCTGCCACCGTGCATTCACCTTTATTTTATGCAGACATAGAAATTAAACAAGGTTCGGATGTTGTCGATTGGGTCCTTTCTGATAAAGAAGAAGCGGGACTTTATGTGTCTCGTGGTGCAATTGAATCCAACGGCGAGTCATATACGGTCGGATCAATGGTTCTATTTGAAAAGGGGACTTCTGTTTCCTTTAAGGCAAAACAAAATAGTCGATTGATTTTGCTGGGAGGAGAACCCCTTACAGAGAAAAGACATATATTTTGGAACTTTGTTTCCACAAGCCAAGAAACTATCGAAAGAGCAAAGGAAAGATGGGCAAAAGATGAATTTCCGAAAGTTCCTAAAGAAACAGACCGAATTCCTTTACCCACTTAA
- a CDS encoding family 43 glycosylhydrolase has protein sequence MNKQNIYWQLYQDDPILKPGFPSPILADPSFLFPENCPDGLWHLFAHSIFGVQEFLSEDGIHWNKRTTVIWNAMRPFIFFEDGTYYLYYEKYKFLHVLMSWFPFRKWKSHIEVRTSKDLKSWSSPKKVITPKFPFHKDSKYGESVSNPCLLKFGKKYRMYFSSSLVFIPDCGFCEPKHITVAEAESPLGPFSYFSDPIISPNEMDPFCNLGAGSIKVIEWKGRYLGFQNGIFWNPVRKESCSAILFLQSEDGINFDRINQTPILGPTGRGWKASHVYACDVKYSETEKIFILYFNARNKAHWTQGKEAIGLFVGKVEESKTSGTKPTKRVTKQKTMPKKKISKPKAKVKKSKR, from the coding sequence TTGAACAAACAAAATATCTATTGGCAACTATACCAAGATGATCCCATTCTAAAACCCGGATTCCCATCTCCCATATTGGCGGATCCGAGTTTTTTATTTCCTGAAAATTGTCCAGATGGCCTTTGGCATCTCTTTGCTCACAGTATCTTTGGTGTACAAGAATTTCTTTCGGAAGACGGAATCCACTGGAACAAAAGAACAACTGTAATTTGGAATGCCATGCGTCCTTTTATCTTTTTTGAAGATGGGACTTATTATTTATACTACGAAAAATACAAATTCTTACATGTCCTTATGTCTTGGTTTCCGTTTCGGAAATGGAAGTCTCATATTGAAGTGCGAACCAGTAAAGATTTAAAGTCTTGGTCTTCACCCAAAAAAGTCATTACACCTAAATTTCCATTCCATAAAGATTCGAAATATGGAGAGTCTGTTAGTAACCCTTGTTTGTTAAAATTTGGAAAAAAGTACAGAATGTACTTTTCTTCGTCTCTCGTTTTTATCCCTGATTGTGGGTTTTGTGAACCAAAACATATCACAGTGGCGGAAGCAGAATCTCCATTGGGACCGTTTTCCTATTTTTCTGATCCTATTATTTCACCAAATGAAATGGATCCATTTTGTAATTTGGGGGCCGGTTCCATCAAAGTCATTGAATGGAAAGGTAGATACTTGGGATTTCAAAATGGAATCTTTTGGAATCCTGTCAGGAAAGAATCTTGTTCGGCCATTCTCTTTTTACAAAGTGAAGATGGGATCAATTTTGATCGCATCAACCAAACTCCCATCCTTGGTCCAACAGGCAGAGGTTGGAAAGCAAGTCATGTATATGCTTGTGATGTGAAGTATTCGGAAACTGAAAAAATCTTTATCCTTTATTTTAATGCACGAAACAAAGCGCATTGGACCCAAGGTAAAGAAGCCATTGGTCTTTTTGTAGGCAAAGTAGAAGAATCGAAAACTTCTGGAACTAAACCTACCAAACGAGTCACCAAACAAAAAACAATGCCCAAAAAGAAAATATCCAAACCAAAAGCAAAGGTTAAGAAGTCTAAACGCTAA
- a CDS encoding SRPBCC family protein: protein MTLGRKISIGIIGIIAIPLVVALFLPTGYQVERSIDISKPASEVFEYIRMLKNQDQYSVWAKKDPSMKKIYTGLDGTVGFISRWESLDNEVGTGEQEIKMINADALEMQTELRFFEPFEGTERSYMKVSSLDQKKSKIIWGFDGSMPYPSNLMLLFMNFEEMIGKDFEEGLSNLKVVLEK from the coding sequence ATGACACTCGGCAGAAAAATTTCCATAGGAATCATTGGCATAATCGCCATTCCCTTAGTTGTGGCCCTCTTTCTACCTACAGGATATCAGGTAGAGCGTTCCATTGACATAAGTAAACCAGCATCAGAAGTATTTGAGTACATTCGAATGTTGAAGAACCAAGACCAGTATAGTGTTTGGGCTAAAAAAGATCCAAGTATGAAAAAAATATATACAGGATTAGATGGCACGGTTGGTTTTATTTCTCGTTGGGAAAGTTTAGACAATGAAGTGGGAACTGGCGAACAAGAAATTAAAATGATTAATGCGGATGCATTGGAGATGCAAACTGAACTTCGATTCTTTGAACCTTTTGAAGGAACCGAACGCAGTTATATGAAAGTTTCTTCTTTGGACCAAAAAAAATCCAAAATCATTTGGGGATTTGATGGTTCGATGCCTTATCCTTCTAATTTGATGTTACTTTTTATGAATTTTGAAGAAATGATAGGAAAAGACTTTGAAGAAGGACTATCCAACCTTAAAGTTGTTTTAGAAAAATAA
- a CDS encoding MFS transporter: MLQTIRLWFAPAPSIPQKSEKEIQSLYPKFRFRVLESTFLGYTTYYLTRNNFSPVSKEIGEALSYSKTDIGDILAVTAITYGIGKFLMGSLSDRSNPRKFMAVGLFLTAILNFSFGFANHYWIHLFLWGANGLVQGMGWPPCGRSLGHWYSVRERGTTFAFWNIAHNIGGGIVGVVASHSAAQFGWQYAFFVPGIIALFGSAYLYIRLVDTPQSEGLPPIEVYKNDYPPEEKEDHEAELTTKQLIIEQVLMNKYIWLFAVINFFVYIIRYSLIDWGPTYLKETKGADLLGGGYSTLILEFGGIGSTILMGWVSDKFDGRRGMVSLLCIIPIFFAFLGILWNPPGNIIIDYILFGLIGLFIYPPVMLLGVAGMDFTSKKAVGTAAGFIGLFGSLGRTAQGKGLAILATNYSWDVAFYAILVSTLIAIVLLVFSWNLRPRG, translated from the coding sequence ATGTTACAAACCATTCGCCTATGGTTCGCTCCTGCTCCGTCCATACCCCAAAAATCAGAAAAAGAAATTCAATCTCTTTATCCTAAATTTCGGTTCCGAGTTTTGGAATCGACTTTTCTTGGTTATACGACCTACTATTTAACTCGAAATAACTTCTCACCTGTTTCTAAAGAAATAGGAGAAGCTTTATCATATTCGAAAACAGATATAGGTGACATCCTCGCAGTTACTGCCATCACTTATGGGATTGGAAAATTTTTAATGGGATCACTCTCCGATCGTTCCAATCCAAGAAAGTTTATGGCGGTTGGTTTGTTTCTTACTGCCATTTTGAATTTTTCATTTGGATTTGCGAATCATTATTGGATTCACCTATTTTTATGGGGTGCTAATGGACTCGTACAAGGAATGGGTTGGCCACCCTGCGGGCGTTCGCTTGGACATTGGTATTCAGTGAGAGAACGCGGTACTACGTTTGCATTTTGGAATATTGCACATAATATTGGAGGAGGAATCGTTGGAGTAGTGGCTTCTCATTCCGCAGCGCAATTTGGATGGCAATATGCTTTTTTTGTTCCAGGAATCATTGCCCTTTTTGGCTCAGCATATTTATACATTCGACTCGTAGACACTCCTCAATCCGAGGGTCTTCCTCCCATTGAAGTTTATAAAAATGATTATCCACCGGAAGAAAAGGAAGACCACGAGGCAGAACTCACCACCAAACAATTAATTATTGAGCAAGTCCTAATGAACAAATACATCTGGTTATTTGCGGTGATTAATTTTTTTGTTTATATCATTCGTTATAGTTTGATTGATTGGGGTCCAACTTACTTAAAAGAAACAAAAGGGGCCGATCTTTTGGGCGGTGGATATTCTACACTCATATTAGAGTTTGGAGGAATTGGTTCCACAATCCTTATGGGATGGGTTTCTGATAAATTTGACGGAAGAAGGGGGATGGTTAGTTTACTTTGTATTATCCCGATTTTTTTTGCCTTTCTCGGAATTTTATGGAATCCCCCTGGTAATATTATTATCGACTATATTTTATTTGGACTCATCGGACTTTTTATCTATCCACCTGTAATGTTGTTAGGTGTGGCAGGTATGGATTTTACATCTAAAAAAGCAGTGGGAACGGCCGCAGGTTTTATTGGGTTATTTGGATCTTTGGGAAGAACAGCACAAGGCAAAGGCCTTGCGATCCTTGCCACAAACTACTCTTGGGATGTAGCCTTTTATGCGATTCTAGTTTCCACCTTGATCGCCATCGTCCTGCTCGTTTTCAGTTGGAATTTACGGCCACGTGGGTAA
- a CDS encoding cysteine synthase A yields MKTNIRNGFIETVGNTPLIRIHSLSEETGCEILGKAEFLNPGGSVKDRAALYMIEDAERKGLLKTGGTVVEGTAGNTGIGLTHICNAKGYKSVIVIPETQSKEKIEMLRTLGAEVTLVPAVPYSDPGNYVRVSEKIAKETANSVWANQFDNLANRNAHFETTGPEIWNQTQGKIDVWTTSLGTGGTYAGTGLFFKSKNPKIKCIVADPYGSGIYSFVKTGNITIEGSSITEGIGQGRITKNMEGMPADDAVRIHDKEALRILNLVLKKDGLFMGGSVGINLAAAYQIAKDLGPGHTIVTVLCDSGAKYQSKIYNQEFLASKGLT; encoded by the coding sequence ATGAAAACAAATATACGAAACGGTTTTATTGAAACAGTGGGAAACACCCCACTCATCCGCATCCACTCCCTAAGTGAAGAAACTGGATGCGAAATTTTAGGCAAAGCAGAGTTTTTAAATCCAGGTGGTTCTGTCAAAGATCGAGCCGCCCTATATATGATCGAAGACGCAGAAAGGAAGGGACTCCTAAAGACAGGTGGCACCGTTGTGGAAGGAACAGCCGGTAATACCGGAATTGGCCTAACACATATTTGTAATGCAAAAGGTTACAAATCTGTCATCGTGATTCCAGAAACTCAATCTAAAGAAAAAATCGAAATGCTACGAACGTTAGGTGCTGAGGTGACACTTGTTCCTGCTGTTCCCTATTCCGATCCAGGAAATTATGTCCGAGTTTCTGAAAAAATCGCAAAGGAAACTGCTAACTCCGTTTGGGCCAACCAATTTGATAACTTAGCCAATCGAAATGCGCATTTCGAAACCACTGGTCCCGAAATTTGGAATCAAACCCAAGGTAAAATCGATGTATGGACTACTTCTCTAGGAACCGGAGGAACCTATGCGGGAACAGGACTTTTTTTCAAATCCAAAAATCCCAAGATCAAATGCATTGTAGCTGACCCTTATGGTTCAGGAATTTATTCTTTTGTGAAAACAGGAAACATTACCATCGAAGGATCTTCCATCACAGAAGGAATTGGGCAAGGTCGAATTACCAAAAATATGGAAGGAATGCCTGCCGATGATGCAGTTCGTATCCATGACAAAGAAGCACTTCGCATATTGAATTTAGTTTTAAAAAAGGATGGTTTGTTTATGGGAGGAAGTGTGGGGATCAATTTGGCAGCAGCTTATCAAATTGCCAAGGACCTTGGTCCAGGCCACACCATAGTCACCGTGTTATGTGACAGTGGAGCAAAATACCAATCTAAAATTTACAATCAAGAGTTTTTGGCTTCGAAAGGCCTCACTTAA